The DNA window ttattctcacgggatctatattttattttttataaatcatttaagatttattagggctaaattagacccactcaataaatttatatctccaaattctataaaattttagtaacttcttaaaaatattccgtgaatattgactccaaaaatattcacacgggacttataaattattctattttaatttagaacatttcttaattcccgttagttaaaatataaatatccaaattttatattttaactctaTAGCTATTTTTCTATTTCAGgagatattataaattaaatttatccttaaatttaatttacgttctcccggtcctataaattattcctcACGTGGAAAAATTTAGTTCtttaaatttacggggtattacacaacCACAGCACGACTCAATCTGAGATACATTCAGCTGTCAACATTTCAGGAACTGTTATTACCCGCCAAACCTGAGTTGCCACTGAACAGAAATACAGAATATGAGACTCGTTATCGCAGCCATCTTGACACACAACGCACTTGTTATAAACAAAGACCTTCTGGCTTGCTAAGGCTTCCGCCGATGGGAGATACCCCTTGCAAGTTCTCCATAAAAAGTTCCTGATATGTAATGGAATGTTGAGTTTCCAAATCAGCCCCCATAGCTTGCACGGTTGTCCCTCGACATCGCCAACCACAACTCTATAACAATTACGCATCGAGCACTTCCTTTTTGGGTCAAACCTTCAAAGCCATCCATCATCCACATTGCGAGAGTTTAGAGGAATGCTTAGAATGTTTTCAACATCCTCTTTATTAAAAACATCCATAATCAGCCCCGTGTCCCAGCAACTTTCACCAATTTCAAACAAATCACATACTTTAGCCTTAGAAAGGCTAATTGGCATAGGAGTAGTTATATGGCCACTGTTATCAGGCAAAACCCAGGGACTATTCCAAATGCTTGTCTTCCTCCCATTGTCGATTCTAACTCTGGAGCCTTTTACCATAGCCGCTTGAGACTCGAAAATACTTCTCCAAACATAGCTCGGGTTCGAACCCAATTTTGCTTCAAGAAAAGTAGAGTTTGGAAAGTATTTAGCTTTAAACACCTTCACCATCAAATTATTTTCCACGGTAATAAAACGCCAAGCTTGGCGAACCAACATAGCAATATTGAAAtcctgaatttttttaaacctcataccaccaaacttctttggGATACAAAGACGATCCCAACTATCCCAACTAATCCCTTTTCGCTCCCTTCAATTCCTCCCCCACCAAAACGAATTAATTGAGCATTCGTTCTAACTCTTCACAAAGACGGAGAGGGATTAAAAATACATTCATAACATAATTGGGCATTGTTTGGGCAACCGCTTTGATTAAGATTTCCTTACCCCCTctagataatttttttgaattccaCCCTTTCACCTTACTCCAAACTCTTTCACGAAGAAAACTAAAAATAGGGGATTTATTTCTACCAACCAATGAAGGAAGGCCTATATATTTTCCACTATCCAACGACTCCTTCACTCCCAACTCCGAACTAATTGGTACTCTTTCCTACGCCATCATATTAGCACTAaacaaaatatttgattttttgaagTTTACGTTTTGTCCCGATGGCTTCTCGTACTTATTAAGGACTCGTTTCACAACCATCATTTCTTCTAATGAAGcacagaagaaaaaaaaagcaat is part of the Mercurialis annua linkage group LG3, ddMerAnnu1.2, whole genome shotgun sequence genome and encodes:
- the LOC126672583 gene encoding uncharacterized protein LOC126672583, producing MKKSIGSKKPGVFGFLKGTQTQGFFQNFASSCRRGNRVDKLRDEDGFGPTDMCKFDPKVTVDDNVDLMRPITDYEVKNAVFSTHDDKFPGPDALILIPKVTNSEYITNLRPISLCNVSNKIISKVMANRMKGYSSLGNCDMANPILPSKGLRPGDPLSPYLFIICAEGLSLLLNGGEEEGNIHGMSERVPISSELGVKESLDSGKYIGLPSLVGRNKSPIFSFLRERVWSKVKGWNSKKLSRGGKEILIKAVAQTMPNYVMNVFLIPLRLCEEERKGISWDSWDRLCIPKKFGGMRFKKIQDFNIAMLVRQAWRFITVENNLMVKVFKAKYFPNSTFLEAKLGSNPSYVWRSIFESQAAMVKGSRVRIDNGRKTSIWNSPWVLPDNSGHITTPMPISLSKAKVCDLFEIGESCWDTGLIMDVFNKEDVENILSIPLNSRNVDDGWL